In Sparus aurata chromosome 3, fSpaAur1.1, whole genome shotgun sequence, the following are encoded in one genomic region:
- the LOC115579276 gene encoding cyclin-dependent kinase 5 activator 1, whose translation MGTVLSLSPGSRKSGYYDNRPGSLSHYPSLSSRSLNSQKDRGLKRGQSIFLPALTWKRLVASTKKKGNSKKGGPAALGDPLNNNNNINIYQKDPVLHLNRENVKKSLSCANLSSYEGPAGLGLGLGYGLGLGQGHGCGYSKSQQLSSVKKIPQGTVTSSPKRVIVQASTSELLRCLGEFLCCRCYRLKHLSPADPVLWLRAVDRSLLLQGWQDQAFVTPANVVFVYMLCRDVVDGDLVASEHELQAILLTCLYLSYSYMGNEISYPLKPFLVEAGKEAFWDRCLAIIDATSAKMLRINADPHFFTQVFAELKSEGGCGPQDYSRVLDR comes from the coding sequence ATGGGCACCGTGCTATCGCTGTCTCCCGGCTCTCGGAAATCAGGCTACTATGACAACCGGCCGGGCTCGCTCAGCCACTACCCGAGCCTCAGCAGCCGCTCTCTGAACAGCCAGAAGGACCGCGGGCTGAAGAGGGGCCAGTCCATCTTCCTCCCGGCACTCACGTGGAAGCGACTGGTGGCCTCGACGAAGAAGAAGGGCAACTCCAAGAAAGGTGGTCCGGCAGCCCTCGGGGACcctctcaacaacaacaacaacatcaatatCTACCAGAAGGACCCCGTGTTGCACCTCAACCGCGAGAATGTGAAGAAGTCGCTCTCTTGTGCCAACCTGTCCAGCTACGAGGGCCCAGCAGGACTGGGTCTAGGGCTCGGTTATGGCCTGGGGTTGGGCCAGGGGCACGGATGTGGCTACAGCAAGTCCCAGCAGCTTTCCTCTGTGAAGAAAATCCCCCAAGGGACGGTGACGTCGTCCCCGAAGCGAGTCATCGTCCAGGCGTCCACCAGCGAGCTCCTTCGCTGCCTCGGGGAGTTCCTGTGCTGTCGCTGCTACCGTCTGAAGCATCTGTCTCCGGCTGACCCGGTGCTCTGGCTGCGGGCCGTTGATcgctcgctgctgctgcagggctgGCAGGACCAGGCCTTCGTCACACCGGCCAACGTGGTCTTCGTCTACATGCTGTGCAGAGACGTCGTGGACGGCGACCTGGTGGCGTCGGAGCACGAGCTGCAGGCCATCCTGCTCACCTGCCTCTACCTGTCCTACTCCTACATGGGCAACGAGATCTCGTACCCGCTCAAGCCCTTCCTGGTGGAGGCGGGTAAGGAGGCCTTCTGGGACCGCTGCCTCGCCATCATCGACGCCACCAGCGCCAAGATGCTGCGCATCAACGCAGACCCGCACTTTTTCACTCAAGTAtttgctgaactgaagagtgaAGGCGGCTGTGGGCCTCAGGACTACAGTCGAGTGCTGGACCGGTGA